One part of the Sphingopyxis sp. TUF1 genome encodes these proteins:
- a CDS encoding CHAT domain-containing protein, with amino-acid sequence MDDLYRMTAHIYQDANLGRSREATLLHFVEVCGMLTLIDRKKKRDKFDVPGALCKALGWYFPLLAKMGVESVEQLLFAKYPGVCPYCRKSPHAEQDCKLVRGTEEVLSHEKVRELTSENWDSRPKDLNEWQAMFGRIYPRSYNAAAGFSTIALLEEVGELAEAVRVFDRYPHYFYGEAADVFSYIMGLANEYSLALSERDEAFDFQVEYLARYPGLCIACGAKICICPTVPQATVGRMAKEMPLSVGAIQNAEEFEKSGRDVANRVLESVGRVTGIDTYLPFDRGEMNAGLTQLAFRLANALGDNKETADQLFELAIRLGNEKRQSGTEAHRLTVDVLDLLKEAWLKADPEIQAAIELEQPELRPLTHILDTNILVVTANPRGRDDRALRLDREISAIQERVLMGNERDRINISTLVATTVDSLRHRLLSNSFDVVHFAGHANAEGIELEGEDGAHTLEFGALMKMLEVQKSLKCVILNACSAMQGLDKATGPLIIGMVDEIDDDEAIVFAKGFYDALASGRSPEEALGIAETALESMGMDRHIVARISGTRSAERAES; translated from the coding sequence TTGGATGATCTCTACCGAATGACGGCACACATTTATCAGGACGCCAATCTTGGTCGTAGCAGGGAGGCTACGCTCCTGCATTTCGTCGAGGTCTGCGGCATGCTGACGTTGATCGATCGAAAGAAGAAGCGAGACAAGTTCGACGTTCCGGGCGCTCTTTGCAAAGCGTTGGGCTGGTACTTCCCGTTACTCGCGAAAATGGGTGTCGAAAGCGTCGAGCAATTGCTGTTCGCCAAATATCCCGGCGTATGCCCCTACTGTCGAAAGTCGCCCCATGCTGAGCAAGATTGCAAACTCGTGCGAGGGACCGAGGAGGTTCTTTCTCACGAGAAGGTTAGGGAGCTTACGAGCGAGAATTGGGATTCAAGGCCTAAGGACCTCAATGAATGGCAAGCTATGTTCGGCCGTATTTACCCTCGATCGTATAACGCTGCTGCCGGATTTAGCACGATCGCTTTGCTTGAGGAGGTCGGCGAGCTTGCGGAAGCAGTGCGCGTTTTCGACAGATACCCTCACTACTTTTATGGCGAGGCGGCGGACGTATTTTCATACATCATGGGCTTAGCCAACGAGTATTCGTTGGCCTTGAGTGAACGCGATGAGGCCTTCGATTTTCAGGTAGAATATCTTGCTCGATATCCTGGGCTTTGCATTGCGTGCGGCGCCAAGATTTGCATTTGCCCTACGGTTCCTCAGGCCACCGTAGGGCGGATGGCTAAGGAGATGCCCCTCAGCGTCGGAGCAATCCAAAACGCCGAGGAGTTTGAGAAGAGCGGTCGGGATGTGGCTAACAGAGTTCTGGAAAGTGTCGGTCGAGTAACTGGGATCGACACCTACCTCCCGTTTGATCGCGGTGAGATGAATGCAGGCCTAACGCAATTGGCGTTCCGGCTGGCCAATGCGCTCGGAGACAATAAGGAAACTGCCGATCAGTTGTTCGAATTGGCTATCAGGCTCGGCAATGAGAAGCGTCAAAGTGGGACGGAGGCGCATCGCCTTACGGTGGACGTGCTCGACTTGTTGAAAGAAGCGTGGCTAAAGGCGGATCCTGAAATCCAAGCGGCTATTGAGCTTGAGCAGCCGGAACTTCGGCCCCTGACACATATCCTCGATACCAATATTCTTGTTGTGACGGCCAACCCTCGCGGAAGGGACGATCGGGCTCTACGGCTGGATCGTGAGATCAGTGCGATTCAAGAACGCGTGTTGATGGGCAATGAGCGCGATCGCATCAATATTTCCACCCTCGTAGCAACCACCGTCGACAGTTTACGACATCGATTGCTTTCGAACAGTTTTGATGTGGTGCACTTTGCCGGACACGCCAATGCTGAAGGGATTGAACTCGAAGGTGAGGACGGTGCCCACACACTGGAGTTTGGCGCGCTGATGAAGATGCTCGAGGTTCAGAAAAGCCTTAAGTGCGTGATATTGAATGCTTGTAGCGCAATGCAAGGGTTAGATAAGGCTACTGGGCCGCTCATAATCGGCATGGTCGACGAAATCGACGACGACGAAGCGATCGTATTCGCAAAGGGTTTCTACGACGCGCTTGCATCTGGGCGAAGCCCCGAAGAAGCATTAGGGATAGCGGAGACCGCCCTTGAGTCTATGGGCATGGACCGTCACATCGTGGCGCGCATATCCGGTACCCGCTCGGCCGAGCGCGCCGAGAGTTAA
- a CDS encoding macro domain-containing protein: MKHWTNESVRRFSPNADPVEAIIKMARAVVLRARDEGWQGPPFNPIALAKVLRIPVEASAAVPDARTIVDERGTRIEYNPQQRRARARFSIAHEIVHTFFPDHGEAVRHRGGDKTISDDWQLELLCNIGAAEMVMPIGSLPKLTEVPSLETLLADRMKFDVSVEAYLIRIVSVTAEPVTMFIASAHASGDTYDYRIDYTAPSETAPLRDLREQIVPATSVVRQCTAIGASARGVEGWWQNGEALIECVGIPGYPGTALPRVAGLIRHNERRLSDFMHFIHGDILSPREIPPIIVCQLVNDRAVRWGGGVARQMARRHPNAEAEFGEWIKTVPRAARLGEVHFARTKGEVILASLVAQEGYGQGASRIRYHALNDCLRRVAEYAKRHDCSVHMPRIGTGGAGADWEVVESIIRQNFEGLQKGVWIYDLPPRQTQQDMGF; the protein is encoded by the coding sequence GTGAAGCATTGGACCAATGAATCGGTTCGTCGTTTCTCGCCAAATGCCGATCCGGTCGAAGCGATCATAAAGATGGCGCGCGCTGTCGTATTGCGCGCACGGGACGAAGGATGGCAGGGGCCCCCGTTTAACCCAATTGCGCTCGCCAAAGTGCTACGAATTCCAGTTGAGGCCAGCGCGGCGGTTCCGGATGCACGGACCATCGTCGATGAGCGTGGCACTCGCATCGAATATAATCCGCAGCAGCGTCGAGCTCGCGCTCGATTTTCCATCGCCCACGAAATTGTGCACACGTTTTTTCCCGATCACGGTGAAGCGGTGCGGCATCGGGGAGGCGACAAGACGATCTCCGACGATTGGCAGTTAGAGTTACTTTGCAATATTGGCGCGGCCGAAATGGTCATGCCGATCGGCAGCCTTCCAAAGCTGACTGAAGTGCCGTCACTTGAGACATTGTTAGCGGACCGGATGAAGTTTGACGTGTCGGTCGAGGCGTATCTCATTCGGATCGTCAGTGTCACCGCGGAGCCAGTGACGATGTTCATCGCGTCGGCCCATGCATCCGGAGACACTTACGACTACCGAATAGATTATACTGCCCCATCTGAGACCGCTCCGCTTCGAGATCTTAGGGAGCAGATTGTCCCAGCAACTAGCGTAGTGCGACAATGCACTGCAATCGGAGCTTCGGCGCGGGGCGTTGAAGGTTGGTGGCAAAATGGCGAGGCGCTGATCGAGTGTGTCGGTATCCCCGGTTACCCAGGCACAGCATTACCGCGGGTGGCTGGCCTAATTCGTCACAATGAGCGGCGGCTGTCCGATTTTATGCACTTCATCCATGGCGACATTCTGTCGCCTCGGGAAATCCCGCCAATTATCGTGTGCCAGCTTGTAAACGATCGAGCCGTTCGTTGGGGCGGTGGTGTAGCGCGGCAGATGGCTCGCAGACATCCTAACGCGGAAGCCGAGTTTGGCGAATGGATCAAAACTGTTCCCCGCGCGGCAAGACTAGGAGAGGTGCACTTCGCGCGTACGAAAGGCGAGGTGATCCTTGCGAGTTTGGTAGCACAAGAGGGGTACGGGCAGGGCGCAAGCCGGATACGATATCATGCGTTGAATGATTGTCTGCGCCGTGTCGCAGAGTACGCCAAGCGACACGACTGCTCCGTACACATGCCTCGTATCGGTACCGGAGGAGCTGGTGCGGATTGGGAGGTTGTGGAGTCAATAATTAGACAGAATTTTGAGGGATTGCAGAAGGGGGTATGGATTTACGATCTCCCACCTAGGCAGACCCAGCAAGACATGGGTTTCTAA
- a CDS encoding adenylosuccinate synthetase yields MNPRPRLQIVLLSGRIGAGKTQLAQALVARHDAILIKTRQLILQASPRTKDQRLELQKAGERLDRSTGGRWVGNALVSLIEERGSEAGLSTGLFVLDAVRIAGQIEAIRAVFGSSVVHHIHLTASDGTLARRYSERTAASDAGVSFDQAAANATERHVEALKQVADTVVNTDYCTIEGVFVRATALLGLYPRSVDPLVDVLVGGQYGSEGKGNIVGHIAPEYDIFVRVGGPNAGHKVYAEPKPEAYFHLPSGSERAPNAQLILGPGAVIYPPKLLTEITTHKIPFDRLIIDEQAMIIEDRDRDIEVAKLSSMGSTAQGVGSASARKIMGRGGKEDPVVRLAKDVPELRPYIRESQRTLELAYCRGQRILLEGTQGTSLSLHHGPYPHVTSRDTTVAGCLADAGIAPLRVRKVVVVFRTYPIRVGGPSGDLSGGEISYEILSDRSGIPIEELRTNEVTTTTLRQRRLGEFDWAQLHRSCLLNSPTDIALTFVDYLSVMNRQAFRFEQLTEETLRFIEEVERVAGQPVTMISTKFDWRNVIDRRSW; encoded by the coding sequence ATGAATCCACGCCCTCGGTTGCAGATAGTGCTGCTTTCAGGGCGCATTGGGGCTGGCAAGACGCAACTCGCGCAGGCGTTGGTGGCGCGTCACGACGCGATCTTGATCAAAACGCGCCAACTAATTCTTCAAGCCTCTCCGCGGACCAAGGACCAAAGACTGGAACTGCAGAAAGCCGGCGAGAGATTGGATCGCTCGACTGGTGGGCGTTGGGTAGGAAATGCGCTTGTTTCGCTCATAGAAGAGCGGGGATCAGAGGCTGGGCTGTCCACAGGGCTTTTCGTGCTCGACGCTGTAAGAATTGCGGGACAGATTGAGGCCATTCGTGCCGTATTTGGCAGTTCCGTTGTCCACCACATTCATTTGACGGCCTCAGACGGCACTCTAGCCCGCCGATATTCAGAACGCACTGCCGCGTCAGATGCAGGGGTTAGCTTCGATCAAGCGGCGGCGAACGCTACGGAGCGCCATGTCGAAGCCCTGAAGCAGGTTGCCGACACGGTGGTAAACACCGATTACTGCACAATTGAGGGGGTTTTCGTCCGGGCCACTGCGCTTCTCGGATTGTATCCGCGATCGGTTGATCCCCTCGTCGATGTGCTCGTCGGCGGTCAGTATGGAAGCGAAGGCAAAGGCAACATAGTCGGACATATCGCCCCTGAATATGATATCTTCGTTCGGGTCGGTGGTCCAAACGCGGGGCACAAAGTGTATGCGGAGCCGAAGCCTGAAGCATACTTCCACCTGCCGTCGGGATCGGAGAGGGCGCCTAATGCCCAACTTATACTCGGACCCGGCGCTGTAATCTATCCACCGAAGCTGCTCACTGAAATCACTACCCATAAAATACCGTTCGACCGGCTCATCATTGATGAGCAGGCGATGATCATCGAAGATCGCGATCGAGACATCGAAGTAGCGAAATTGTCGAGCATGGGGTCTACCGCGCAAGGCGTCGGATCTGCCTCGGCGCGGAAAATAATGGGAAGGGGAGGGAAGGAGGATCCTGTCGTGCGCCTAGCGAAGGATGTTCCGGAGCTTAGACCATATATCAGGGAAAGCCAAAGGACACTCGAGCTGGCGTATTGTCGCGGTCAAAGGATTTTGTTGGAGGGCACCCAAGGTACGAGCCTTAGTTTGCATCACGGCCCCTACCCACATGTCACCTCCCGCGACACGACTGTCGCAGGCTGTTTGGCCGATGCGGGTATCGCGCCTCTCCGTGTCCGAAAAGTCGTCGTTGTGTTTCGAACCTATCCTATACGTGTTGGAGGGCCGTCTGGAGATCTCAGCGGCGGAGAAATCTCATACGAGATCCTTTCCGACCGGTCCGGTATTCCGATTGAAGAGCTCAGAACAAACGAGGTGACTACCACCACATTGCGACAGCGGCGCCTTGGTGAATTCGACTGGGCTCAGCTCCATCGCTCATGCCTGTTGAACAGTCCAACCGATATCGCGTTGACCTTCGTAGATTACCTTTCGGTGATGAATCGCCAGGCTTTTCGATTTGAACAGCTAACGGAAGAAACCCTGCGGTTCATCGAAGAGGTTGAGCGAGTGGCAGGGCAACCGGTGACAATGATATCTACGAAGTTTGACTGGCGGAATGTGATTGATAGGAGATCTTGGTGA
- a CDS encoding DUF7002 family protein has protein sequence MTDEELGELLKDCPALFHMAMRDSWPLIQKHGLLPTNRLLELFDVDQETRAELTTKRRPASFPIAHPNVGSATIRDQIPLYDHHLAKCLQGGLSPIDWHAKLNERVFFWLTEKRLQTLLCAGAYRKQQHVVLKINTAMLVNDHRDQIELAPMNTGCTMPFAHPRGPETFLPIDQYPYSNWRKKGRSRREAVVELTVIGGVPNIADYVEEVTIRKCGEDPVPVET, from the coding sequence GTGACGGACGAAGAGCTCGGTGAGCTGCTAAAAGATTGCCCGGCGTTGTTTCACATGGCGATGAGGGACAGTTGGCCGCTGATTCAGAAGCACGGGCTTCTTCCGACAAATCGCCTTCTCGAACTTTTTGATGTGGATCAGGAGACGCGCGCTGAACTCACCACTAAGCGGCGACCAGCGAGCTTTCCTATCGCGCACCCCAACGTTGGGTCCGCAACGATCCGCGATCAGATCCCGCTATACGACCACCACCTCGCTAAGTGCCTTCAAGGCGGCCTTAGCCCGATTGATTGGCATGCAAAGCTGAACGAGCGCGTATTTTTCTGGCTGACGGAAAAGCGTCTGCAAACGTTATTGTGCGCGGGCGCGTACCGGAAACAACAGCACGTCGTTCTCAAGATTAATACAGCGATGCTGGTTAATGATCATCGTGACCAAATTGAGTTGGCCCCGATGAACACGGGTTGCACCATGCCGTTCGCACATCCGCGCGGCCCGGAGACATTCCTTCCGATTGATCAGTATCCGTATTCAAACTGGCGAAAAAAGGGGCGGTCGCGTCGTGAGGCAGTGGTCGAATTGACGGTAATTGGCGGGGTCCCGAATATAGCCGACTATGTGGAGGAGGTTACAATTCGGAAATGCGGCGAGGATCCAGTGCCCGTGGAAACCTAG
- a CDS encoding DUF3037 domain-containing protein produces MMDAEALEYEYATVRVVPSMERGEFVNVGLLMSGIDVEYLAFRPRRNLTRFHGLWPGVDWAMVEQHLSRIGAICQGPWPDSDQQLRWRNRFQWLVAPKSALIQCSEVHGAWTYLTLEAEMDRLSLRYL; encoded by the coding sequence ATGATGGATGCAGAGGCTCTGGAGTATGAATATGCGACTGTACGCGTCGTCCCTTCAATGGAGCGTGGGGAGTTCGTGAACGTCGGGCTACTGATGTCCGGGATCGATGTGGAGTATCTCGCGTTTCGCCCGCGCCGGAATCTCACTCGGTTTCATGGCCTTTGGCCCGGTGTCGACTGGGCGATGGTTGAGCAACACCTCTCGCGCATCGGTGCCATTTGCCAAGGCCCCTGGCCCGACTCCGATCAACAGTTGCGATGGCGGAACCGATTTCAGTGGCTTGTCGCACCTAAAAGTGCACTTATTCAATGCTCCGAGGTTCATGGGGCATGGACATATCTCACTCTGGAGGCAGAAATGGACCGCCTGTCGCTTCGTTACCTCTAG
- a CDS encoding HipA family kinase produces the protein MPLDGMNYSARQVSAARYIAPMREGGSLPALVEDDAQTVWITKFRGAAQGAAALVAEHIVAGLARALDLNIPHCAHIDVPRALSRTERDPDIKELLERSVGTNFALQYLEGAATFDPHADRIDPTSASRILWLDAFTSNVDRTWRNANLLSWHGDIWLIDHGAAFFFHHGWKDKACAEVDRGAEFVKDHILLREATQFDEADAFCRARIDAQLCMEVTAGLPEEWMPESLKANHDADSWRLWYANYLQERSLRAQTFCDDVRSAYRTL, from the coding sequence GTGCCGCTGGACGGAATGAATTATTCGGCGAGGCAGGTCAGCGCCGCCCGCTACATCGCACCGATGCGTGAGGGGGGCTCATTGCCTGCTCTCGTTGAAGATGACGCGCAAACAGTTTGGATCACAAAATTTCGCGGTGCTGCGCAAGGCGCCGCGGCGCTGGTTGCCGAGCATATCGTAGCCGGCCTTGCGCGCGCGCTCGATCTCAACATCCCCCATTGCGCACATATCGATGTGCCCCGCGCGTTGAGCAGGACCGAACGCGATCCCGACATTAAAGAGTTGCTCGAGCGAAGCGTCGGAACGAATTTCGCTCTGCAATATCTCGAGGGAGCCGCTACGTTCGATCCTCATGCCGACCGTATCGACCCTACATCCGCATCGCGAATATTGTGGCTGGATGCGTTCACAAGCAATGTGGATCGGACATGGCGTAATGCGAATTTGCTCAGCTGGCACGGCGATATCTGGCTCATCGATCATGGCGCGGCATTCTTCTTCCATCATGGGTGGAAGGATAAGGCCTGCGCCGAAGTTGATCGCGGGGCGGAATTCGTCAAGGACCACATTCTGCTACGCGAAGCGACGCAGTTCGACGAAGCAGATGCTTTTTGTCGCGCCCGGATCGATGCGCAGCTTTGTATGGAGGTGACGGCCGGTTTGCCCGAAGAATGGATGCCGGAAAGTCTGAAGGCGAACCATGATGCCGACAGTTGGCGGCTGTGGTACGCAAACTATCTTCAGGAGCGGTCGCTCCGCGCGCAGACCTTTTGCGACGATGTCAGATCGGCCTACAGGACTCTATGA
- a CDS encoding Zn-ribbon domain-containing OB-fold protein, protein MDLNDVTVSSTARPIVGYLKVSKEGEPYLCGTRCESCGEIFLGPRRACGRCGGQDFAETRLAPRGRLYNYTVVHRSFPGVPTPFVSAIVELDGGGVIKGTLEGVPPRHDAVHFDMPVRLVFKEIAAAGADEEPFLGFSFQPL, encoded by the coding sequence ATGGATTTGAACGATGTAACGGTAAGCTCGACGGCACGTCCGATCGTCGGTTATCTCAAAGTATCGAAGGAGGGGGAACCCTATCTTTGCGGGACGCGCTGTGAGAGCTGCGGCGAGATATTTCTCGGGCCCCGTCGCGCTTGCGGCAGGTGCGGGGGGCAGGACTTCGCCGAAACGCGCCTTGCCCCTCGGGGCCGCCTCTACAATTACACTGTCGTTCATCGCAGCTTTCCTGGCGTGCCAACGCCGTTCGTCTCCGCGATCGTCGAACTTGACGGCGGCGGCGTGATCAAGGGCACGCTCGAAGGTGTCCCGCCCCGCCATGATGCGGTGCATTTCGATATGCCAGTTCGGCTGGTCTTCAAGGAAATCGCTGCCGCCGGAGCCGACGAGGAGCCGTTCCTCGGCTTTTCATTCCAGCCTCTCTGA
- a CDS encoding thiolase family protein produces MTDVYVVGTDMIRFGRFPTRTVPDLGAEAALLALADAGLGIKSVQAVYCGSFGEAGSMIGQRVLREIGQIAVPVVNCSNACATGATAFREAWMAIKAGAYDIVLALGVEQMGKGMLVSPGAGPIPTEGLLGSDTLPSLFAHVGMEHSRKYGTTFEQFAKVSVKNHHHSTMNPKAMYQIETPLEDVMGAEMISYPNTKLMCSVNVDGSAAAVLCSDKKARELGLMNRAVRVRASALSSDPYGSRNAAMPDFNAVTRIAADNAYDGAGLGPEAIDLVELHDCFATAEIVHYENLRLCGDGEGGRMIDEGTTMLGGRIPVNVSGGLLSKGHPLGATGIANICEIAAHLRGEAGRRQVEGARIGMTHVAGHVVDMGSACAVHILEKV; encoded by the coding sequence ATGACAGACGTATATGTCGTTGGAACGGATATGATCCGGTTCGGCCGCTTTCCAACCCGAACCGTGCCCGATCTCGGGGCCGAAGCAGCGCTTCTGGCGCTTGCCGATGCCGGGCTGGGTATCAAGTCGGTGCAGGCGGTCTATTGCGGCAGTTTCGGCGAAGCCGGGTCAATGATCGGCCAGCGCGTGCTTCGAGAAATTGGCCAAATCGCAGTGCCTGTCGTGAATTGCTCCAATGCCTGCGCGACAGGAGCTACGGCGTTTCGCGAAGCGTGGATGGCGATCAAAGCCGGTGCGTATGATATCGTGCTTGCGCTCGGGGTCGAGCAGATGGGCAAAGGCATGCTGGTCTCACCGGGAGCTGGCCCCATACCTACCGAAGGGCTCCTCGGCTCCGATACGCTCCCTTCGCTTTTTGCGCACGTCGGCATGGAGCATTCAAGAAAATACGGTACGACCTTCGAACAATTTGCGAAGGTGTCGGTCAAAAACCACCATCATTCGACGATGAATCCCAAGGCGATGTATCAGATCGAGACCCCGCTTGAGGATGTGATGGGCGCCGAGATGATTTCCTATCCGAACACAAAGCTCATGTGTTCGGTCAATGTCGACGGTTCGGCGGCCGCGGTGCTGTGTTCGGACAAGAAGGCGCGCGAGCTCGGACTGATGAATAGGGCCGTCCGTGTTCGCGCCTCCGCCCTGTCAAGCGATCCCTACGGTTCGCGCAACGCGGCTATGCCTGATTTTAATGCGGTAACCCGAATTGCCGCTGACAACGCCTATGACGGTGCAGGCCTGGGCCCCGAGGCGATCGATTTGGTCGAGCTTCACGACTGCTTCGCAACCGCAGAGATCGTCCATTACGAGAATCTGCGACTGTGCGGCGACGGGGAAGGGGGCCGTATGATCGATGAAGGCACCACAATGCTTGGAGGCCGGATTCCCGTCAATGTCTCGGGCGGACTCCTTTCAAAGGGGCACCCTCTGGGCGCCACCGGCATTGCTAACATCTGCGAGATCGCGGCGCATCTGCGCGGTGAAGCCGGACGACGTCAAGTCGAGGGTGCCCGCATCGGAATGACGCATGTCGCGGGGCACGTCGTCGACATGGGCTCGGCGTGCGCCGTGCACATCCTTGAGAAAGTCTGA
- a CDS encoding fumarylacetoacetate hydrolase family protein codes for MKFVTYLDGEDGPKLGALVEGLGSILDLQSAYRRVTGDSLPAFASLQALIEAGEEGLSAAHAALLDPDERDLSPAGRPGQLLAPLPQPQQIRDCLCFEAHLIGAADSGAKALGMSEAEAEERKQVMLANMRARPYWYKANRFSVSGHESIVTWPGDSNFWDYELELGAVIGKRCRSVTPAEVPEYIFGFTIFNDFTARDLQGPEMQMGFGVSRSKDFDGGNGLGPCVVTIDEFDFRNARMIARVNGEVRCDNNSNTMTTSFEELISYISQGETIHPGEIILSGTVGGGCGMEFGKFLASGDVVELEVAGIGTLKHTVVARPPSGPEGGSLAQLNNDVRAV; via the coding sequence TTGAAATTCGTCACTTATCTAGATGGTGAAGACGGCCCAAAGCTTGGCGCGCTGGTCGAAGGTCTCGGAAGCATCCTGGACCTTCAGAGCGCATACCGTCGAGTGACTGGCGACAGCTTGCCGGCCTTCGCCTCGCTCCAGGCTCTCATCGAGGCCGGCGAAGAGGGGCTTTCCGCGGCCCATGCGGCATTGCTCGATCCCGATGAAAGAGATTTGAGTCCTGCGGGTCGTCCGGGGCAGCTCCTGGCCCCGCTTCCACAGCCGCAGCAAATTCGAGACTGCCTCTGCTTTGAGGCCCATCTCATCGGCGCGGCCGACAGTGGTGCCAAGGCGCTTGGAATGAGCGAGGCCGAGGCGGAAGAGCGCAAGCAAGTGATGCTCGCGAACATGCGGGCCCGGCCTTACTGGTATAAAGCAAACCGCTTTTCGGTTTCGGGGCATGAAAGCATTGTGACGTGGCCCGGCGACTCCAACTTCTGGGACTATGAGCTGGAATTGGGTGCCGTCATTGGGAAACGGTGCCGGAGTGTTACGCCGGCCGAAGTTCCGGAGTATATCTTCGGCTTCACCATCTTCAACGACTTCACGGCGCGCGACCTTCAGGGTCCGGAGATGCAAATGGGCTTCGGGGTGTCGCGTTCGAAGGACTTCGACGGCGGCAACGGGTTGGGGCCATGCGTGGTGACCATTGATGAGTTTGATTTCCGGAACGCGCGCATGATCGCTCGCGTGAACGGCGAAGTGCGCTGCGACAATAACAGCAACACGATGACGACAAGTTTTGAGGAACTCATCTCCTATATATCGCAAGGCGAGACGATTCATCCCGGCGAAATCATCCTTTCGGGAACCGTCGGCGGCGGCTGCGGCATGGAATTCGGCAAGTTCCTCGCCTCCGGAGATGTTGTCGAACTCGAAGTCGCAGGCATAGGAACGCTGAAGCACACTGTGGTTGCCCGCCCGCCGAGCGGGCCGGAAGGGGGCAGTCTCGCGCAATTGAACAACGACGTCCGGGCAGTGTAA
- a CDS encoding class I adenylate-forming enzyme family protein — protein MDLRTQLRRSAGYFSERLAVVHDDRRVTFQEAWSRGLRLANALIAMGLRPGDRIATLEDNSIEAADIFLAAAAGNFVRVPLYARNRYETHRHMMASTECKLALVSERYHGEVSGLDAQLPCLEQIIVRGPDYESWLAGFGDEDPDPPVSPEDYCVIRHTGGTTGLPKGVGYRHRTWLSAGRGFYQCAPPLRVGDGVLHIGPLAHGSGYMFSPAWAAGARNVMMSSFEPKALLDILEAEEIAYVFLAPTILSAIVNCASVRHRSFPHLKMILSTSAPVSDRTALLARELFGPDVLYQGYGQTEALPIAMMGPADWFGDIPGSTPMRACGRVLDDVDIEIRDDAGRLQPPNQPGEIWVRIENRQMEGFWNDPAESARRLSNGWVRTGDIGKIDQNGFLYLLDRSNDVIISGGFNIYPAELENVIAEHPHVRAVAVVGVPHEKWGETPLAIVVIDPGAPVDAADIVALVSQRLGSMKKPSEVIFRTEALPVSNVGKVMRAQLRKPFWEGRSQRISGS, from the coding sequence ATGGACCTGCGGACGCAGCTTCGCCGGTCGGCCGGCTATTTCTCGGAAAGACTAGCGGTCGTTCATGATGATCGGCGCGTTACATTTCAGGAAGCTTGGTCCCGGGGGTTGCGCCTCGCAAATGCGCTGATCGCCATGGGGCTGCGGCCGGGTGATCGCATCGCGACCCTCGAGGACAATTCGATCGAAGCTGCAGATATCTTCCTCGCGGCCGCTGCCGGAAATTTCGTGCGGGTGCCGCTTTATGCGCGCAATCGCTACGAGACCCATCGGCACATGATGGCCAGCACCGAATGCAAATTAGCTCTTGTGAGCGAACGCTATCATGGGGAAGTCAGCGGCCTGGACGCTCAGCTTCCCTGTCTTGAACAGATTATCGTGCGTGGTCCGGATTATGAATCATGGTTGGCGGGATTTGGGGACGAAGATCCTGACCCACCCGTCTCTCCGGAAGATTATTGCGTGATCCGACATACGGGCGGGACGACGGGACTGCCGAAGGGCGTGGGCTATCGACATCGGACATGGCTATCTGCAGGGCGGGGCTTCTATCAATGCGCACCGCCTCTTCGGGTAGGCGACGGTGTCTTGCACATCGGCCCGTTGGCCCACGGCTCCGGCTATATGTTCTCGCCTGCGTGGGCCGCCGGCGCGCGCAACGTGATGATGAGCAGCTTTGAGCCAAAAGCGCTTCTCGACATACTTGAGGCGGAAGAGATCGCCTATGTATTTCTGGCTCCGACGATCCTGAGCGCAATTGTCAATTGCGCGAGCGTCAGGCATCGCTCCTTTCCGCATCTTAAGATGATCCTCAGCACCTCTGCGCCGGTGTCCGATCGCACGGCGCTGCTGGCGCGCGAACTGTTCGGACCTGACGTATTATATCAAGGCTATGGGCAAACCGAAGCGCTGCCGATCGCTATGATGGGGCCCGCCGACTGGTTTGGCGACATTCCAGGTTCCACGCCGATGCGCGCCTGCGGGCGGGTTTTGGACGATGTCGATATCGAAATCCGCGATGACGCGGGGCGACTGCAACCGCCGAATCAGCCTGGCGAAATCTGGGTCAGGATCGAGAACCGGCAGATGGAGGGCTTTTGGAACGATCCGGCCGAAAGTGCTCGCCGCCTGAGCAACGGTTGGGTGCGCACCGGTGACATCGGAAAAATAGATCAGAACGGGTTCCTGTATCTGCTTGATCGAAGCAACGATGTCATCATCTCCGGCGGCTTTAATATCTATCCTGCAGAGCTTGAGAATGTCATCGCGGAACATCCCCACGTCAGAGCCGTGGCGGTGGTGGGAGTCCCGCATGAGAAATGGGGCGAAACGCCCCTGGCGATCGTGGTCATAGACCCCGGCGCCCCCGTTGATGCAGCTGACATCGTTGCGCTGGTCTCGCAGCGCCTAGGATCGATGAAGAAGCCTTCGGAAGTCATTTTTAGAACGGAAGCTCTCCCGGTAAGCAACGTCGGCAAGGTTATGCGTGCGCAGCTTCGAAAACCTTTTTGGGAAGGCCGATCGCAACGCATTTCAGGATCCTGA